One Bacteroidota bacterium genomic region harbors:
- the sufB gene encoding Fe-S cluster assembly protein SufB: MSQSDTDFLHEVADSEYKYGFVTEIEADTAPKGLNEDVVRLISSKKEEPQWMLDWRLRAFRYWQTLQDKDKYPQWAHLDYPEVDFQNISYYSAPNSKPKYNSLDEVEPELLETFAKLGISLEEQKRLTGVAVDVVVDSVSVATTFKKQLAEQGIIFCSFGEAIENHPELVKQYIGSVVPYTDNFYAALNSAVFSDGSFCYIPKGVRCPMELSTYFRINEAGTGQFERTLIIADEDSFVSYLEGCTAPMRDENQLHAAVVEIVAHKGAEVKYSTIQNWYPGNEEGVGGIYNFVTKRGICQGDHAKISWTQLETGSSITWKYPSVILKGDHSVGEFYSVAFTKGKQQADTGTKMIHLGKNTSSTIISKGISAGKSQNSYRGLVKINPKADNARNFSQCDSMLLGDKCGAHTFPYLEIENQSAKVEHEATTSKVGEDQIFYCNQRGIGEEEAIKLIVNGFCKDILSKLPMEFAVEAQKLLAIELEGSVG, encoded by the coding sequence ATGAGCCAGAGCGATACTGACTTCTTGCATGAAGTAGCTGACAGTGAATACAAGTACGGGTTTGTAACCGAAATCGAGGCAGATACAGCCCCTAAAGGGCTAAATGAAGATGTAGTACGGCTGATTTCTTCCAAGAAAGAAGAGCCCCAATGGATGCTTGACTGGCGTCTTCGCGCCTTCCGCTACTGGCAGACCTTGCAGGACAAGGACAAATACCCCCAGTGGGCACACCTGGACTACCCGGAAGTAGATTTTCAAAACATCAGCTATTACTCGGCGCCCAACAGCAAGCCCAAGTACAACAGCCTGGATGAGGTGGAGCCGGAATTACTCGAGACCTTTGCAAAGCTCGGCATCTCACTTGAAGAACAGAAGCGCCTCACGGGTGTAGCCGTAGATGTTGTGGTAGACAGCGTATCTGTTGCCACCACCTTCAAAAAGCAGTTGGCGGAACAGGGTATCATTTTCTGTTCTTTTGGCGAAGCCATTGAGAACCACCCTGAACTGGTCAAGCAATACATTGGTTCTGTAGTACCGTACACAGACAATTTCTACGCAGCGCTCAACTCCGCCGTATTTTCGGACGGCTCGTTCTGCTACATCCCGAAAGGGGTACGCTGCCCGATGGAATTGTCGACCTATTTCCGGATCAACGAAGCCGGCACCGGGCAGTTTGAGCGTACGCTGATTATTGCAGACGAAGACAGCTTCGTGAGTTACCTCGAAGGCTGCACCGCCCCCATGCGCGATGAAAACCAACTGCATGCAGCAGTTGTAGAAATTGTAGCCCACAAAGGTGCTGAGGTTAAATACTCCACCATCCAGAACTGGTACCCGGGCAATGAAGAAGGCGTAGGCGGGATTTACAACTTTGTAACCAAGCGCGGCATTTGCCAGGGAGATCATGCTAAAATTTCCTGGACCCAGCTCGAAACGGGCAGTTCTATTACCTGGAAATACCCGAGTGTAATCCTCAAAGGCGACCACTCAGTTGGCGAGTTCTACTCGGTAGCCTTTACCAAAGGCAAACAGCAAGCGGATACCGGCACAAAAATGATTCACCTCGGCAAAAACACGTCGAGCACAATTATTTCAAAAGGGATCTCTGCCGGCAAAAGCCAGAACAGCTACCGCGGCCTCGTCAAAATTAACCCCAAAGCAGACAACGCGAGAAACTTCTCTCAGTGTGACTCTATGCTGCTGGGCGACAAGTGCGGCGCGCATACCTTTCCCTACCTCGAAATCGAAAATCAATCCGCAAAGGTTGAGCACGAAGCAACAACTTCAAAAGTGGGTGAAGACCAGATTTTCTATTGCAACCAGCGCGGCATCGGCGAAGAAGAAGCCATCA